One Mugil cephalus isolate CIBA_MC_2020 chromosome 10, CIBA_Mcephalus_1.1, whole genome shotgun sequence genomic window carries:
- the rpl27a gene encoding 60S ribosomal protein L27a: protein MEIFMERCVQLPEYYFPTSVSRRRCGFLHVLFPALKSRSKSRSFQIPFLFQLASKMPTKKTKTRKLRGHVSHGHGRIGKHRKHPGGRGNAGGLHHHRINFDKYHPGYFGKVGMRHYHLKRNASHCPTINLDKLWTLVSEQTRINYGKKPDGPAPVIDAVRAGYYKVLGKGKLPKQPVIVKAKFFSRQAEEKIKAVGGACVLMA, encoded by the exons ATGGAAATCTTCATGGAAAGATG TGTTCAGCTGCCTGAATATTATTTCCCGACATCCGTCAGTAGGCGTCGCTGTGGATTTCTTCACGTTTTATTTCCAGCACTCAAATCTCGCTCAAAATCGCGAAGCTTCCAAATCCCGTTCCTCTTTCAACTAGCCTCCAAGATG CCCACCAAGAAGACCAAGACCAGGAAGCTCCGAGGACATGTCAGCCACGGACATGGTCGCATTG GTAAGCACAGAAAGCATCCTGGAGGTCGTGGTAATGCTGGTGGTCTGCATCACCACAGAATCAACTTCGACAAATA CCATCCGGGGTACTTCGGTAAGGTGGGTATGAGACATTACCACTTGAAGAGGAATGCATCCCACTGCCCCACCATCAACCTGGACAAGCTGTGGACACTGGTGAGCGAACAGACCAGGATCAATTACGGCAAGAAGCCCGATGGACCCGCCCCTGTCATCGATGCTGTGCGCGCT gGCTACTACAAAGTTCTGGGCAAAGGCAAGCTGCCCAAGCAGCCTGTGATCGTCAAGGCCAAGTTCTTCAGCCGACAGGCTGAGGAGAAGATCAAGGCAGTGGGAGGCGCCTGCGTGCTGATGGCATAA
- the c10h11orf16 gene encoding uncharacterized protein C11orf16 homolog yields MQMEASEAALVPLFQGRRAWNITFVLDSSENTRAVLGSVKRLLIQTLLTKASLRDSLFNIVTYSNKVNCWSHHMLPCASDTVYAALSWIHSISCSPGRDLLAALSMALTDPACHAVHLLCTGLPEQPEALLRTLPALAAGKPVNGFYLQDSVSYLDRNTRDFLQSLTQATGGSCYLIAADMNGVLQKAIPLHVAESQSSGPAVSPAKRCCVSASVVTPHPHHTSSPLLRCSLGDLIRPVSSCALSGQNTDSPEFFPGCRVLARREVDGLYYLGSVIQQVQDRRGVWVVEFDQSGSAGLGAVSSQRQLVCSLDMVSDSRTHRHCVVPGDVVLSPWEPDGKRFGPGRVVAAVARRNGFGEDAVTILRVLMWNSYVTVVPDSVVLSISASHHERIVRELQILVPTPSQYCSQLYSCSPSCTTRLFYSDYCQSSPTLCCCPVTNHCPCIVPTRCEASLGRTNGFNMAEQDKHVRLSDTDVGKSDPEVPSSSSSSSSSSSVLATVKLRSKQQRPPWRYWKRTGPEPQHRQPGNAVARRTSQPLRFSFPVPQISASPNHSSLFQSLPDSRGRRANIRDGFGTTNFKPRPPPGLRSLSGNNVTTVYT; encoded by the exons ATGCAGATGGAGGCCTCCGAGGCTGCACTTGTTCCACTGTTCCAGGGCAGGCGAGCGTGGAACATCACTTTTGTGCTGGACAGCTCAGAGAACACGAGAGCTGTCCTGGGGTCAGTGAAACGTCTGCTGATCCAGACCCTGCTGACTAAAGCTTCTCTCAGAGACTCTCTTTTCAACATCGTGACATACTCAAACAAG GTGAACTGCTGGTCCCACCACATGCTTCCCTGCGCCTCGGACACAGTGTATGCAGCTCTCTCCTGGATTCACTCCATTAGCTGCAGCCCTGGCAGGGATCTCCTGGCTGCCCTGAGCATGGCTCTCACTGACCCCGCCTGTCACGCTGTCCATCTGCTTTGCACAGGCCTACCCGAGCAGCCAGAGGCCTTACTGAGAACACTGCCTGCCCTGGCAGCTGGGAAGCCTGTGAACGGGTTTTACCTGCAGGACTCGGTCAGTTATTTGGACAGGAACACTCGGGACTTCCTGCAGAGTCTGACCCAGGCCACAGGGGGAAGCTGTTATCTGATTGCAGCTGATATGAATGGAGTGTTGCAAAAG GCAATTCCTCTGCATGTTGCTGAGAGTCAGTCATCAGGGCCAGCCGTCTCTCCAGCCAAGCGCTGCTGTGTGTCCGCCTCTGTTGTTACACCACACCCGCATCACACATCTTCACCTCTGCTCAG GTGCAGTCTGGGTGATCTGATCCGTCCTGTTAGCTCCTGCGCGCTGTCTGGTCAAAACACGGACAGTCCAGAGTTCTTCCCAGGATGCAGAGTGCTGGCCAGGAGAGAGGTGGACGGCCTTTATTATCTGGGCAGTGTCATACAGCAAGTGCAG GACCGTAGAGGAGTTTGGGTAGTCGAGTTTGACCAGTCAGGAAGTGCCGGTTTAGGGGCTGTCTCCTCCCAACGTCAGCTCGTTTGCTCGCTCGACATGGTCAGCGACAGCAGAACTCACAGACACTGTGTTGTACCTGGCGACGTTGTCCTGTCGCCATGGGAACCAGATGGGAAGAGATTCGGTCCAGGGCGAGTGGTGGCAGCCGTAGCACGCAGAAATGGCTTTGGAG AGGATGCTGTCACAATCCTCCGGGTGCTGATGTGGAACAGCTATGTGACTGTGGTTCCTGACAGCGTGGTTTTGTCCATTTCAGCTTCTCACCATGAAAGAATAGTCAGGGAGCTCCAAATCCTAGTCCCAACTCCCAGTCAATACTGCAGCCAGCTTTACTCCTGCAGCCCCTCCTGCACTACCCGGCTGTTCTATTCCGACTATTGCCAGTCATCCCCTACTCTTTGCTGTTGTCCAGTTACAAACCACTGTCCCTGCATAGTTCCAACCAGATGTGAGGCCAGTCTTGGAAGAACGAATGGATTTAACATGGCAGAGCAAGATAAGCATGTGCGCCTTAGTGACACAGATGTTGGCAAGAGCGATCCCGAggttccctcctcctcttcatcatcatcatcatcatcatcagttctGGCTACGGTGAAGCTCAGGAGTAAGCAACAGCGTCCTCCCTGGAGGTACTGGAAAAGAACTGGACCGGAACCACAGCACAGACAGCcag GGAATGCAGTAGCCAGGAGGACATCACAACCTCTAAGGTTCAGCTTTCCTGTCCCACAGATCAGCGCTTCACCAAACCACAGCTCCCTGTTTCAGTCACTTCCTGATagtagaggaagaagagcaAACATCCGAGACGGTTTCGGAACGACCAACTTTAAACCTCGACCACCTCCAGGGCTGCGGTCTCTCTCGGGCAACAATGTCACAACAGTTTACACATAA
- the LOC125015007 gene encoding tripartite motif-containing protein 66-like: protein MANLPHRCHGNFPQRRATLLPRVAEHGARLALEAVSSETGPDLATTAEEPTPSAEQFSITGSCEMDGGSDQSCSGKTRVASPSSHEGERRPHKSVQAFMKTIRIDPEAQRILGNSCIAVVSLERLNFQSVNLSSLQPVVTLVRLPGQKPTELRSDLPLNGPQQNGFDPSEADIFEIEGSHESKPGESSYFSQTETTPTSWTEPICPDSSPSGEPEQDSGFDCDSNPDQPYIVFDSASDDGKSDSETFYLDPDPEQTIVIELDPEAGADRARCLQLEDDPQSKCEVDIIPADDSEDQKPDLCCSQEQANISIMESEAGAGTEELESEDFCAVCLNGGDLLCCDRCPKVYHLACHIPPLISFPLGDWVCTLCRTDQEPVESYDCENMHSCVGVNAPYTLSSQDQRRCEKLTLSLYCHLLSAPFHEPVSPLARNYYQIIKRPIDLSVIRRKLDKSNTLHYFTAEQFVDDILLMFKNCATFNYPDSEVGQAGRNLEVFFLSKLKEIFPDRTFPSASQDRTDRARLQWLSRKRKEHYKKKRCIFKGKKYYL, encoded by the exons ATGGCCAACTTGCCTCATCGATGCCATGGCAACTTTCCACAAAGGCGGGCCACTCTGTTGCCACGGGTAGCCGAGCATGGAGCACGACTGGCACTGGAGGCCGTGTCATCTGAGACTGGTCCGGATCTGGCAACCACAGCAGAGGAGCCAACCCCCTCGGCAGAACAA ttcAGCATCACTGGATCGTGTGAGATGGACGGGGGGTCAGACCAGTCATGCAGCGGGAAAACCAGAGTGGCCTCTCCATCGTCTCATGAAGGGGAAAGACGTCCTCACAAAAGTGTGCAAGCTTTTATGAAGACAatcag aatTGACCCAGAAGCACAGAGGATTCTGGGTAATTCCTGCATAGCAGTGGTGAGTCTGGAGCGTCTGAACTTCCAGTCTGTGAACTTATCATCGCTGCAGCCTGTGGTGACTCTGGTACGACTGCCCGGCCAAAAACCAACTGAGCTCCGTAGTGACTTGCCTTTAAATGGTCCTCAGCAG AATGGATTCGATCCGAGTGAGGCTGATATTTTTGAGATAGAGGGGTCACACGAGTCTAAACCAGGAGAGTCCTCTTATTTCAGCCAAACAGAAACCACACCAACATCTTGGACAGAACCAATCTGCCCTGACAGCTCCCCATCTGGAGAACCAGAGCAAGACTCAGGCTTTGACTGTGACTCGAATCCAGATCAGCCTTACATCGTGTTTGATTCTGCTTCCGATGACGGGAAAAGTGATtcagagacattttatttgGATCCAGATCCAGAGCAAACCATCGTGATCGAACTGGACCCCGAGGCAGGAGCAGACCGGGCTCGATGCCTGCAGCTGGAGGATGATCCCCAAAGTAAATGTGAGGTGGATATAATTCCAGCGGATGACAGTGAAGACCAAAAACCCGATCTCTGCTGCTCACAGGAACAGGCTAACATATCTATCATGGAGTCTGAAGCTGGAGCTGGGACTGAGGAGCTGGAGAGTGAAGAtttctgtgctgtctgtctgaaTGGAGGAGATCTGCTCTGCTGCGACCGCTGCCCCAAGGTTTACCACTTGGCCTGTCATATACCGCCTCTTATCAGCTTTCCACT AGGTGACTGGGTGTGTACACTGTGCAGAACGGACCAGGAGCCCGTGGAGTCCTATGATTGTGAGAATATGCACTCCTGTGTGGGAGTGAATGCACCTTACACACTGTCCAGCCAGGATCAGAGG AGGTGTGAGAAGTTAACTCTGTCCCTGTATTGTCACTTGCTCAGCGCTCCATTCCATGAACCTGTCAGCCCTCTG GCCCGAAACTATTACCAGATCATCAAGAGGCCCATCGACCTGTCAGTGATCCGCAGGAAACTGGACAAGAGCAACACTCTCCACTATTTCACAGCTgagcagtttgttgatgacatCCTGCTGATGTTCAAGAACTGTGCCACTTTCAATTAC CCAGACTCTGAGGTGGGCCAGGCTGGTCGAAATCTCGAGGTGTTTTTCTTAAGCAAGCTGAAGGAGATTTTTCCTGACCGGACTTTTCCATCAGCCAGCCAAGACAGAACAGACAGAGCTCGCCTCCAGTGGCTcagcaggaagagaaaggaacactacaagaagaagagatgcatcttcaaagggaaaaaatattACCTATAA
- the LOC125014861 gene encoding nuclear receptor-interacting protein 3-like isoform X2 — protein sequence MGTHVQYRGFHSGLGRVKSRVNRTRTVMFTGMRTEKRADSGLGDSAALRQQRRLKQAIQFLHKDSADLLPLDGLKKLGTSKQGQPHNILQKRLLEAKLSRGRMNMCGGVLLSRSLVNSHDDENEEEEDLIHVLCKCLGQEVNVLIDTGCKLNLMSSLSVERLGLKELVEENKMETGGFPFQRHLCIDGHIKELGLTIGQLRIMCSFAIVESNKPLVSLGSKTLKSLKCVIDMEKQTLLFGTTVREQVEFSKKTFNESSSDFRDLGY from the exons A TGGGCACGCACGTACAGTATCGGGGATTCCACAGTGGGCTCGGTCGTGTGAAGAGCAGGGTAAACAGGACGCGCACCGTCATGTTCACGGGGATGCGGACGGAGAAACGGGCAGACTCCGGCCTCGGGGACTCCGCGGCTCtgaggcagcagaggaggctGAAACAAGCCATTCAGTTCCTCCATAAAGACTCAGCTGATCTGCTGCCTTTGGATGGACTGAAGAAACTCGGGACGTCTAAACAGGGG CAGCCGCATAATATTCTCCAGAAGCGCCTGTTGGAGGCCAAGCTGTCCCGAGGCAGGATGAACATGTGTGGCGGAGTCCTTCTGAGTCGCAGCCTCGTAAATTCACACGACGAcgagaatgaagaggaggaagacctCATCCATGTGCTCTGCAAA TGTTTAGGACAGGAAGTGAATGTACTCATCGACACCGGGTGCAAGCTGAACCTGATGTCCTCACTGAGTGTGGAGCGATTAGG TCTCAAAGAGCTGGTCGAAGAGAATAAAATGGAGACGGGTGGCTTTCCATTTCAGCGTCATCTCTGCATCGACGGTCACATCAAGGAGCTCGGCCTCACTATCGGACAACTCAGAATAATGTGTTCATTTGCCATAGTGG AAAGCAACAAGCCACTGGTGTCTCTTGGCAGCAAGACTTTGAAGTCACTCAAG TGTGTAATTGACATGGAAAAGCAGACGCTGTTGTTCGGGACAACCGTTAGAGAGCAAGTTGAGTTTTccaaaaaaacttttaatgaaAG CTCCTCCGACTTCAGAGACCTGGGTTACTGA
- the LOC125014861 gene encoding nuclear receptor-interacting protein 3-like isoform X1: MLVPQMGFYFENVDRELYFNRYVLTVFTDGGVSSSPVGTHVQYRGFHSGLGRVKSRVNRTRTVMFTGMRTEKRADSGLGDSAALRQQRRLKQAIQFLHKDSADLLPLDGLKKLGTSKQGQPHNILQKRLLEAKLSRGRMNMCGGVLLSRSLVNSHDDENEEEEDLIHVLCKCLGQEVNVLIDTGCKLNLMSSLSVERLGLKELVEENKMETGGFPFQRHLCIDGHIKELGLTIGQLRIMCSFAIVESNKPLVSLGSKTLKSLKCVIDMEKQTLLFGTTVREQVEFSKKTFNESSSDFRDLGY; encoded by the exons ATGCTGGTGCCACAGAtggggttttattttgaaaatgtagaCCGGGAGTTGTATTTTAACCGATATGTCTTGACTGTGTTCACTGACGGGGGAGTCTCCTCTTCTCCAGTGGGCACGCACGTACAGTATCGGGGATTCCACAGTGGGCTCGGTCGTGTGAAGAGCAGGGTAAACAGGACGCGCACCGTCATGTTCACGGGGATGCGGACGGAGAAACGGGCAGACTCCGGCCTCGGGGACTCCGCGGCTCtgaggcagcagaggaggctGAAACAAGCCATTCAGTTCCTCCATAAAGACTCAGCTGATCTGCTGCCTTTGGATGGACTGAAGAAACTCGGGACGTCTAAACAGGGG CAGCCGCATAATATTCTCCAGAAGCGCCTGTTGGAGGCCAAGCTGTCCCGAGGCAGGATGAACATGTGTGGCGGAGTCCTTCTGAGTCGCAGCCTCGTAAATTCACACGACGAcgagaatgaagaggaggaagacctCATCCATGTGCTCTGCAAA TGTTTAGGACAGGAAGTGAATGTACTCATCGACACCGGGTGCAAGCTGAACCTGATGTCCTCACTGAGTGTGGAGCGATTAGG TCTCAAAGAGCTGGTCGAAGAGAATAAAATGGAGACGGGTGGCTTTCCATTTCAGCGTCATCTCTGCATCGACGGTCACATCAAGGAGCTCGGCCTCACTATCGGACAACTCAGAATAATGTGTTCATTTGCCATAGTGG AAAGCAACAAGCCACTGGTGTCTCTTGGCAGCAAGACTTTGAAGTCACTCAAG TGTGTAATTGACATGGAAAAGCAGACGCTGTTGTTCGGGACAACCGTTAGAGAGCAAGTTGAGTTTTccaaaaaaacttttaatgaaAG CTCCTCCGACTTCAGAGACCTGGGTTACTGA
- the LOC125014861 gene encoding nuclear receptor-interacting protein 3-like isoform X3, with protein sequence MFTGMRTEKRADSGLGDSAALRQQRRLKQAIQFLHKDSADLLPLDGLKKLGTSKQGQPHNILQKRLLEAKLSRGRMNMCGGVLLSRSLVNSHDDENEEEEDLIHVLCKCLGQEVNVLIDTGCKLNLMSSLSVERLGLKELVEENKMETGGFPFQRHLCIDGHIKELGLTIGQLRIMCSFAIVESNKPLVSLGSKTLKSLKCVIDMEKQTLLFGTTVREQVEFSKKTFNESSSDFRDLGY encoded by the exons ATGTTCACGGGGATGCGGACGGAGAAACGGGCAGACTCCGGCCTCGGGGACTCCGCGGCTCtgaggcagcagaggaggctGAAACAAGCCATTCAGTTCCTCCATAAAGACTCAGCTGATCTGCTGCCTTTGGATGGACTGAAGAAACTCGGGACGTCTAAACAGGGG CAGCCGCATAATATTCTCCAGAAGCGCCTGTTGGAGGCCAAGCTGTCCCGAGGCAGGATGAACATGTGTGGCGGAGTCCTTCTGAGTCGCAGCCTCGTAAATTCACACGACGAcgagaatgaagaggaggaagacctCATCCATGTGCTCTGCAAA TGTTTAGGACAGGAAGTGAATGTACTCATCGACACCGGGTGCAAGCTGAACCTGATGTCCTCACTGAGTGTGGAGCGATTAGG TCTCAAAGAGCTGGTCGAAGAGAATAAAATGGAGACGGGTGGCTTTCCATTTCAGCGTCATCTCTGCATCGACGGTCACATCAAGGAGCTCGGCCTCACTATCGGACAACTCAGAATAATGTGTTCATTTGCCATAGTGG AAAGCAACAAGCCACTGGTGTCTCTTGGCAGCAAGACTTTGAAGTCACTCAAG TGTGTAATTGACATGGAAAAGCAGACGCTGTTGTTCGGGACAACCGTTAGAGAGCAAGTTGAGTTTTccaaaaaaacttttaatgaaAG CTCCTCCGACTTCAGAGACCTGGGTTACTGA
- the akip1 gene encoding A-kinase-interacting protein 1 — protein MASQAWLESSLRRSASLGLEVLERASRRSVDWTSSGASQTPTTTDEDGHVTAKKRRSELNEAFAAITEFMAQTTHHCKRFYESGCCSEPNNTEKNHMSRFHTQPRAGKTYPLPRKPDRGSGGDEDFYIEVSPGTYSITASTPESRQQTQLVSVKAGESINLTFNL, from the exons ATGGCAAGCCAAGCCTGGCTGGAGTCTTCCCTGCGGCGCTCTGCCAGCCTGGGTCTGGAGGTGCTGGAGCGTGCCTCCAGGCGGAGTGTAGACTGGACGAGTAGTGGTGCGTCCCAGACCCCCACCACAACAGATGAAGACGGACATGTGACTGCCAAG AAAAGACGCTCGGAGCTTAATGAGGCCTTTGCAGCCATCACAGAGTTCATGGCACAAACAACCCATCACTGCAAG AGGTTTTACGAGTCTGGCTGCTGCAGCGAGCCCAATAACACTGAAAAGAACCATATGTCCAGGTTCCACACACAACCACGGGCTGGCAAGACATATCCACTGCCAAGGAAACCT GACCGTGGGTCGGGAGGAGATGAAGATTTTTACATCGAGGTATCACCTGGAACATACTCCATCACTGCCAGTACGCCAGAGTCACGGCAGCAGACTCAGTTAGTCAGCGTGAAAGCTGGGGAGAGCATCAACCTCACCTTTAACCTCTGA